Within the Clostridium scatologenes genome, the region TTGATGGAATCCAAAGAACAAATACTTTTATTTCTTTATATCAACCTGTAGATAGAAATATAGAACTGGATATTATAACTAAAGAACAGTAAAAACGGGAAAACTTTTTCCTGTTTTTTTTATTTACTCATAATTTTTAAAAATATGCAAATAATAATCTTGTATAAAATTATAAAGGAGATGTAATCATGAAAACATTAGATATTATCGCACTAATATTGGTAATTATAGGTGCTATAAACTGGGGATTAATCGGATTTTTCGGGTTCGATTTAGTAGCTATGTTATTTGGGACCATGTCTAGCTTTACTAGAGTTATATATGCTCTTGTAGGTATAGCCGGCTTATATGCCTTTTCACTATTTGGTAGAGACAGAGAACCTGATAGAGATCATGACAGAAGAGAGGTTAAATAACTTTAAAAAAGTAGATAGAAAATTTCTACCTACTTTTTTTACTTTAACATTTTTAAATACTATTTTAATTCTGTTTTTATTCCCCTACTTAAAGTATTCTTGTAATCTATAAACTCATACACATCCTGTTGAAATAGATCACTAAAATTTTTCAATTCTTCTAAACAAATATCTTCTATTGCTTTATCTTTTTCTTCGCAATAAAGCACTATTTCACCTATTACCTTATGAGCATCTCTGAATGCCATACCCTTATTAACAAGATAATCTGCTGCTTCTGTTGCATTTAAAAATCCTTTTTTAACTGCATTAAAAGTATTTTCCTTTTTAATTTTTATTGAGGAGAGCATACCTCTCATTATTTTTAAACAGCTTAATACTGTATCTAAGGAGTTAAAAAACTGTTCTTTATCTTCCTGCATATCCTTATTATAGGCAAGGGGAATGCCCTTCATAGTGGTAAGCAGTGCCATGAGTGATCCGTATACTCTCCCTGTTTTGCCTCTTATCAATTCTGCAGCATCTGGGTTTTTCTTTTGAGGCATGATACTGCTTCCTGTTGAAAACTCATCATCTATCAAAATAAAGTCAAATTCTTTGCTACTCCAGAGTATCAATTCTTCACTTAAACGGCTTAAGTGCATCATCATTATAGAAAAGCAAGATAAAAGTTCTATAACATAGTCCCTATCACTTACTCCATCTAAAAAATTGTCTACTGGCTTTTTAAACCCTAATTCTTTAGCTGTAAAACTTCTATCTATATTGTAGGTAGTTCCAGCTAAAGCACAACATCCAAGTGGACTTTCATCCATAATTTCTATGGCATTCTCCACCCTCTTTTTATCTCTAGTTAGCATATTATGATAAGCCATAATATGATGTTTGAATGTTACTACTTGTGCCCTTTGAAGATGAGTGTATCCTGGCATTAAATAGTTGTTTTCTTCTCCAACTTTTACTATTACATCTCTAAGTGCATCTATATCTTCTATAACTTCAAAAGCTTTTTTCTTTGCATAAAGTCTTAAATCCACAGCTACCTGATCATTTCTGCTTCTTGAAGTATGAAGTTTCTTTCCTACTTGACCTATTCTTTCTATTAAATTAGTTTCTACAAAACTATGAATATCTTCATACTCACCTTCTATTTGAAGTACATCATTCTCTATATCTGAAAGTATGGAATTTAATCCTGTTGTTATGCTTTCACATTCTTCTTGTGTTAAAATTCCACATTTAGCAAGCATTTTAACATGTGCTTTACTTCCCTGAATATCTTCATAATAAAGAGTTCTATCAAACCCTAAAGAACTGTTAAAATCCTCCATGAGCTTGTTCTCAGCTTTTTTAAATCTTCCACCCCAAAGTTTCATAATTACTTTTCCTTCTTCTTATTAGTCATAGCTTGTATTTTGCTTGGTAAACCAAATAAATTTATAAATCCTTCTGCATCTTTATGGCTGTACAATTCACTAGCACCAAAGGAAGAAATACCTTCGTCATAAAGAGCATAAGGTGCCTCTATACCTGCTACCATTATATTTCCTTTGTATAACTTCAATTTTACTGATCCTGTAACATTTTTCTGTGTAGTATCTACAAAAGCATCTAAAGCTTCTTTCAATGGACTAAACCACAATCCATCATATACTAATTCACCATATTTTTGAGATACTGATTGTTTATAGTGGAATGTAGCCTTATCAAGAGTTAATCTTTCAAGTTCCTTATGTGCTGCATAAAGGATTGTTCCACCTGGAGTTTCATATACGCCCCTTGATTTCATTCCTACTAATCTATTTTCAATTATATCAATTACTCCTATTCCATTTTCTCCGCCTATTTCATTTAAAGTCTCTATCAATGCAACTGGAGATATTTCTTTTCCATTTAACTTTTTAGCTATTCCTTGTTCAAAATATATTTCTACGTAAGTAACTTCATCCTTTGCTTTTTCTGGTGGAGTTGTCATAAGATACATTTCCTGCTTATGTTCGTTTTTAGGATCTTCTAAATCTCCACCTTCATGACTTAAATGCCATAAATTCTTATCTCTTGAATATATTTTTTCTTTAGTTACTGGCACTTCTACACCTTTGGCATTAGCATAATCTATAGCATCTTCTCTTGATTTTATATCCCATATTCTCCATGGTGCAATTACTTTTATTGTAGGATCAAAAGCTGCTATACCAACTTCAAAACGTACCTGATCATTTCCTTTTCCAGTACATCCGTGTGCTATGTATTTTGCACCTTCAGCATGTGCTATTTCAACTAATCTTTTTGCCATTAATGGTCTTGCAAAAGAAGTTCCAAGCATGTACTTTTCTTCATATAAAGCTCCTGCTTTTATGCCTTTAAATACATAATCAGTTATAAACTCTTCTATTAAATCTTCAATATATACCTTTGAAGCTCCAGTTCTTAAAGCTTTAGCTTCAACTTCTTTCATATCATCACCTTGGCCAACATTTATACATGCTGCAATAACCTCTAAATCATAGTTTTCCTTAAGCCAAGGAATTATTATTGATGTGTCCAATCCACCAGAATACGCTAATACAACTTTATCTTTCATAAAAAATACCTCCGTCTTTCCAATTGAGAATTTATGATATCATCTATAGTCTCAATCTTTTTTATATTTTTATTTTTCAAATACTTAATTTTATAAATAAGTGTCAACTGCATTTTTTGTAGTTGACACTTATTTTATACCAACCTTTTAGAGTACTTTTTCCAAAAACGCCTTTGTTCTTTCTTCCTTAGGATGAGAGAATATCTGCTCTGGTGGTCCTTGTTCTACAATCTTTCCACCATCCATAAATATAACTCTATCAGCAACTTCTTTGGCAAAACCCATTTCATGAGTTACAACTACCATAGTCATTCCTTCTTTTGCCAAATCCTTCATTACATTTAAAACTTCACCTACAAGTTCAGGATCTAATGCAGATGTAGGTTCATCAAAAAGCATTATATCTGGATTCATAGCAAGTGCCCTTGCTATAGCAACTCTTTGTTTCTGTCCACCTGAAAGCTTTGAAGGATAGTAATCCATTTTGTCTGAAAGACCAACCTTTTCTAAAAGCTTTTTAGCTCTTTCTAAAACTTCACTTTTATTTTCCTTTTTTACTACAATTGGTGCTTCCATTACATTCTGCATAGCTGTCATATGTGGAAATAAGTTAAAGTTTTGAAAAACCATTCCCATCTTTGTTGTAATCTTTCTTATAAGCTTTTTATCTTTAGGATTTAGTTCTTCACCTTCAATAGATACTTTACCACCAGTTATTTCTTCAAGGTGATTAAGACATCTTAAAAATGTACTTTTTCCTGATCCTGAAGGTCCTATTACAACTAGAACTTCTCCCTTTCTTACATTAACATTTAAATTTTCAAATACAGTTAAATCATTAAATTTTTTAGTTAAATTTGTAGCTTCTATCATAAAATCTTTAGTATTAAAATCTATACAATTATTTCCAACTATGTTTTCCATAAAAATTTCTCCTTTTTATTAATAAACAGAAAGTTTCTTTTCAAATACTCCAAATACACCTGTAAATATGGTAGTTAATAAAAGATATAAAACACCTGCTGTGAAAAATACCTCTATAGGTCTGAAAGTACTTGCATATATCTGTTGAGCAGATCTCATAAGTTCTACCATAGCGATAGTTGATACTAATGAAGTATCCTTTAATAATGCTATAAACTCATTTCCTACAGGTGGTATTATAACCTTAAAAGTTTGTGGCAATATTATTTTTTTCATAGTATCTGCATAAGTAAAACCTAGAGCTTTCGCAGCTTCAAACTGACCTTTATCTATAGATTGAATTCCACCTCTTATTATTTCTGCCATATATGCACCACAGTTTAAACTTAATCCTATAGCTGCTGCTGAAAAAGGTGTTAATTCAACTCCCATGAAAGGTAAACCATAATAGAAGAAAAATAACTGCAAAAGTAGAGGAGTTCCTCTAAATATCCATGTATAAAAACTTGATATTATTCTAAACACTACATTTTTAGAAAGTTTAAAAAGTGCTAAAAATATTCCAAGTATTGTTCCTACAACTAGCGCAATAACAGTAAGTTCTATTGTCATTACACTTCCTTTTAAAAGGATGGGTAATACTTTTATTATAATTCCTGTATCCAATACTTTCACTCCAATTCAATTTTTTAAGTTTAGGACAATGAGATTAATAATCTCATTGTCCTGTAATTTCTGATTAAATGAACTTTATTTTTCATTATATATATCAGTTCCAAACCATTTTACCGAAAGTTTAGAAAAAGTTCCATCCTTCTTTAATTCATCAATTGCCTTTTGAACTGCATCTTTTAATTCTTTATCTTCATTTTTAAATCCTATACCCATTGGTTCTTTAGTAAGTTTTTCTGATAAAACTTCATATTTACCCTTTTTATCAGCTTCTGATATATAATATCTTCCTACTGGTTCATCTACTATAACAGCATCAATTCTGCCTATTAGCAAATCTTGAAGTTCTTCTGTAGTTTTATCATACTTTTTAACTTCTTTTAATCCTTGCATTTTAGCTGCAACACTTTCACTAGTTGTACCAAGACCTACTCCTACAGTTTTACCTTTTAAATCATTAGCACTCTTTACAACAGTATTTCCATTCTTAACAACTATTATTTGTGAATTCATTACATATGGATCTGAAAATGATATTTCTTTTTTTCTTTCATCTGTAATGCTTAAACCTGAAATTATAGTATCAAACTTACCTGATTTAAGTGCAAGAATTATTCCATTGAAATCTGTACATACAAATTCAGTTTTTACCCCTAATTTTTTTCCTATTTCATTTGCCATATCTATATCGAAACCTTTTAATTCATTTTGCTTGTCTCTAAACTCCATTGGTGGAAACGAATCCTCAAGTCCTACCTTTAATACCCCTGCTTTTTTTATTTTTTCTAATGAATTTCCCCCCTGAGATTGACTCTGGCCACTGCTTGACTTTCCGCATCCGGCAAACAATGCAGCAACGAAAATTACTGATAGCATAAGTACTACTGCTTTTTTTAAACTTTTCATTTTTCTCTCCCCTTTTTTATAAACTTTTTTACTCCTTAGATCAATATAATAATTATACATCCATAATTATAATTATGCAACTTTTTTTTAATATTTATTTTTATAAATTATGTTTATTTACAATTTTAAATTGTACTATAAACTTATTAGATAAATTGAGTCTTTTGCTTAATGCCAATGTTTTATGGAGATTTCATATTAGTATTTTTTAATGTTATTTATATGCCAATATAGCGAATATTTCAACTATTATTTTTGTGTATATTCTGCATAAAATTTTATTTATTCATGATAATTTTATAAATAGCAGCAAAAAAATATCTGTATCTAATTTTAGATACAGATATTTTTAATCCAATTTTAATTTATATGCATTAATTTATGCTCTTATTTAAAATATCTATTTAATAAACCTTTAAATGCACATCCATGTCTAGCTTCATCTTTACACATTTCATGAACTGTATCATGAATTGCATCATAGTTTAACTTTTTAGCTAAAGTAGCTAAGTCCTTTTTACCTTGGCATGCACCATGTTCTGCTTCTACTCTCATCTCTAAATTTTTCTTTGTGCTGGAAGTTACAACTTCACCTAGTAATTCTGCAAATTTTGCTGCATGTTCTGCTTCTTCAAAAGCTATTCTCTTATAAGCTTCAGCTACTTCTGGAAAACCTTCTCTATCAGCTTGACGGCTCATTGCTAAGTACATTCCAACCTCAGTACACTCTCCTGTAAAATTAGCTCTAAGACCTTCTATAACTTCAGGATCTACATCTTTAGCAACACCAATTTTGTGCTCATCTGCCCAAGACATTTCTCCTTCTACCTTTTCAACAAATTTATCTTTTTTAGCTTTACATTGAGGACATACATCTGGTGCTTCCTCTCCTTCATAAACATATCCACATACTGAACAAACAAATTTTTTCATTACATATTCCTCCAATTCAAAATAATTTTTATTTTATTAAAATTTTTATTTTTATGCTTTCTACATTTATTATTATATAATAATAATTATTATTTTGCAATAGATTTTTTAAAATTTTTTTTATATTTTTCCAAACACTTAAAATAAAAGCCATGTAGATAGAAAAATTTATTTTTCTTTCATACACGACTTTCTTTTTTCACACAAAATTTAATACACTTTTCCATAGCTCATCTATTATAACTAATCTTGTTTTTTATCAGGTTCAATTGCCATATTTCTATATTTTTCCATTGTTACTGCAAACAATTCGGAAGTAGTTGGTGGAGTATATGAAATAGCATTAGCACCAGCCTCAATAGTTTCGTTTATACTCTCTTCATTCTTTCCACCAGTAGCTATTATAGGTAACTCAGCATATTTTTCTCTTATCCTTCTAACGATTTCGGCACTTTTCTTTCCTGCTGCTACATTAATTATAGTAGTTCCTGCTTCTATTCTTTTTTGGATATCATCGTATTCTGAAACTACTGTAACTATAATAGGTATATCTATTGTATCTCTCATTGCTCTGATAACCTCATTTGATGTAGGACTATTCACTACTACTCCCATAGCCCCTTTAAATTCTGCATCTAGTGCAAGGTTAACTACTCTTTTCCCCATAGTAAGACCGCCGCCAACACCACAAAATACTGGTACATCTGAAGCTGCAACTAATACCTTTGTTATTACTGGTTGAGGTGTAAAAGGATATACTGCCATTATAGCATCCGCATTAGTATTTTTTATAACAGCAATATCTGTAGTAAATAAAAATGATTTCAATCTCTTTCCAAATACCTTTATACCACTAGCCTTTCTTATTACTTCAGGAATATTTATCATGTGACTTCTAAGTGTACCTTTTATTTCTGGTACATATTTATTGCCCTTCACTGCTGCTCTATTTACGTCACTCATATCTTACGCTTTCCTCCTTTTATATTAGATTCATCATTATTTATATATTTTATACTATATATAAAAAATATTCTACAGAATGAATTTAATTACGAAAAATTTCTTCTGCAATCCTTACAGATTCTCTAGCATCTTTAGCATAAAAATCTGCTCCTATCATTTCTGCATATTGTTCATTAAGAACAGCTCCACCTACAAAAATCTTGCATTGTAAATTATTTTCTCTTAAAGCTTCTATAGTCTTTTTCATATTAACAACTGTAGTAGTCATGAGTGCACTCAACCCTACAAGTTTAACATTATGTTCCTTTACTGCATTAACTACTTTTTCAATAGCCACATCTTTTCCTAAATCTATTACTTCAAATCCATAGTTCTCCAAAAGAACTTTTACAATGTTTTTACCTATATCATGTATGTCGCCTTTTACAGTTGCTAAAATAATTTTTCCTTTAGATATACTTTCTTCACCTTGTTCAACAATTTTCTTTTTTATAACTTCAAAAGATTTTTTTACAGTTTCAGCTGATTGTATAAGCTGTGGTAAAAATATTTCTTTTTCTTCATACTGTTCTCCTACATAATCCAATGCTGGAATAATAAAAGAATTAACAACTTCTAAAGGTTCTTTTGTTTTTAATAAAACTTCTGTACTGCTAATAGCATCTTTTTCTATTCCATCTACAATAATTTGTTTCAAATCTTTTATTGAACTTATATTTTCAATATTTGTTACTGCTTCTTCTTTTTTGCCTGCTAACTTTGTTCCATACTTTTCCACATAATTTTTACCTTCTCTATCAATATTGGATAGAACTTCAAAAGAAGAAATAACTTCTTTCATTCCTTCATCTCCAGTATTCATTATTGGTAAATCTAATCCTGCATAAAGCGCCATAGACAAAAATGTTCTATTTAATATTTCTCTTCTTGGAAGTCCAAAAGATACATTGCTCACTCCTAGTACAGTTTTAACTCCTAATTTTTCCTTAACCAATTTTATAGCTTTTATTGTTTCAAGTACTTCTTTTTGCTGTGCTGATGCTGTTAAAGCAAGACAATCTATTATTACATTTTTCTTATGTATACCATATTCTCTTGCAACATTTACTATTTTTTCTGCTATTTTAAATCTACCTTCTGCTGTATCTGGAATTCCATTTTCATCTATGGTTAAACCTATTACACAACCTCCATACTTTTTAACTACAGGAAAAACTTTACTCATTATTTCCTTTTTCCCATTTACGGAATTCACAATAGGTTTTCCATTATAAACTCTAGCTCCAGCTTCTAGTACTTCTTCATTAGGACTATCAATAGTTGTTGGTAATTGTACTACTTTCTGTACTGACTTTACAGCTTTAATCATCATTTCTTTTTCATCAATCTCTGGAAGCCCTACATTTAGCTCTATTATATGAGCCCCCTCTTCCTTTTGCTTCACGGCTTGAGTTTGAATAAAATTAACACTTTCCTCTTTTAATTCTTTTTTATATTCTGATTTACCTGTAGGATTAATTCTCTCTCCTATTATCGTAACCTTTTCGCCTAAAAACACGGTTTCTGTAGAAGAACAGGCTACACTAAAATTCTTTTCTTCTATTTTTAATGGATTAATATCTTTTAAGCTTACACGTAGTTTCTTTATGAATTCTGGACTAGTTCCACAACAACCACCTAAAACTCTTACACCTTTTTCAACCATAATTTTTACGTATTTAACAAATTCATCTGGCGTTATATCATATACTGTATTTTTGCCATCATATCTTGGAAGTCCAGCATTAGGTTGAACCATAACGGGTATTGATGCATATTCCAATATTTCTTCAACTATAGGCATAAGCTCCTTAGGACCTAGCGAACAATTTACTCCAAGAACATCTACTCCTAAACCTTCTAATACGAATACCATTGTTTTAGGATCAGTTCCCATTAATGTTCTTCCATTATCCTGAAAAGTCATAGTACAAAATACTGGTAAATCACTATTTTCTTTTGCAGCAAGGACTGCAGCCTTAGTTTCATACAAATCCGACATGGTTTCTATTAATATTAAATCTGCACCTGCCTTTTTACCAATAACAACTTGTTTTTTAAATAAATTATACGCTGCCTCAAAACTTAAAGGCCCTGTAGGCTCCATCATTTGTCCAATAGAACTTATATCAAGAGCCACAAGCTTATCTTGAGCTGCCTCTTTTGCAATTTTTATTCCAGCTGTAATTACCTCAGATGCAGAATACTTGGAAAAACTATATTTTAATTCATTTGCCCCAAACGTATTTGCAATTATTATATCTGCACCTGCATCTATATATTGTTTATGAATGCTTTTTATAATATCAGGTCTTGTTATATTTAAAGTTTCAGGCAAATCCCCAACTTTAAGTCCCGATTTTTGGAGCATAGTACCCATTGCACCATCAAATATTATAAATTTATCTTCAAATTTTTCTAAAATTAAATTATCTATTTTCAAAATTATATTCCCCTTTCATTAGTTGTAATACTACTTAAAAGATATATTATCTAATATGCTTTTAATAATATCAGGTTTATTCATAGTATAAAAATGCACACCTTCTACTTTATTTTTAATCAATTCTTCTATTTGGTAGCTTGCATATTCTATTCCAGCTTTTCTAAGATCATCTTCCTTATTTTCATACTTATTCATAAAATTTTCAACTTTATCTGGAATGATAACCCCAGACAACTTTTGTATTTTTTCAATTAATGTTTTATTTACTGCAGGCATAATTCCAACAGCTATTGGAGTTTTTATATTATATTTATAAATTTTTTCCTTAAACTGAAAAAAATTATTATTATCAAAAAACAGTTGAGTGATTAAAAAATCTGCACCTGCATCAACCTTTTCTTTCAAATATTTCACGTTCATATCCAAATCCTTACATTCATTGTGTCCTTCTGGATAAGCTGCCGCTCCTATACACAAGTTAGTATCAATTTTTAATTTATGTATTAAATCTTTAGCATGTCTATATAAATGTTCTTTACCAATAGTAAAGTCTTCTGGTATATCACCTCTTAGTGCTAATATATTTTCTATTTTATTTTCTTTTAAATTCTCAACTACTTCTTCTATTTCTTCTTTTGTAGATGTTATACATGTTAAATGGGCAAGTGCTTCTATTGAATACTTATTTTTTATTATTGAAGCTATTTCAACAGTTCTATCCTTACTACTTCCACCTGCTCCATAAGTTACACTTATAAAACCTGGATTAAACTTATTTAACTCCCCAATGATATTAAATAAAATTTCATTATTTTTAGGTGGAAATATTTCAAAGGATAAAGTAGTTTCATTTTTTAGAAATGTATCTTTTATAAACATATAGTTTTCTCCTTTATCAGTAATTCATTCATACAAATTCGAAAAGCTGCTTTTCATAGAAAAGCAGCTTCAAAATTGCTAATTTTAAACTTCTTTTCTTATCTATCAGAATAAAAGCCTATTCTGCAGGAATTGACACCGATACATTTAATTAATGCCGGTTGTCGGGTTTCACAGGGCCAGTCCCTCCACCACTCTAGATAAGATTTTACATTCAATTATACTTATTAATAATAGTATATCTGTTTATTTACATTGTCAATAGTTTTTCTATTATAAAGAAATGAATAAAAAAAATTTTCACTAAATTAATTTTTTTTTATATATTTAACATCAAGTTATTTCAATGTATATCACAAATTTTTAAAATATAAATTTTACTTTTTTAGTTTTTTAGGTATTGACAATTAAAACTAATATCTGTTATCATTTATTCAATCAAATACGGAACTTCTTATCTAGAGAGGCTGAGGGACTGGCCCTATGACGCCCAGCAACCTGAATAACATTTTTGTTCAAAGGTGCTAATTCCAGCAGGTTAAATCCTGAAAGATGAGAAGCTAGGGGAATAATCTTCTTGTAGCTTTTCTACAAGAAGATTTTTTATTGAAAAAAAATTTCCTAGGCAATTATCAAAATTAGAAGTTTCGTCCATGCATTAAAGATTTAATAATATTTAGGAGGAATCTAAAATGAGTGAAAGAAAATTATCATTTGAAACATTACAAGTACATGCAGGACAGGAACCAGATCCAACAACAGGATCAAGAGCTGTTCCAATTTACCAAACTTCATCTTACGTATTTAAAAATGCTGATCATGCTGCTAATCTATTTCAATTAAAAGAACCTGGAAATGTTTATACAAGAATAATGAATCCAACTACAGATGTATTTGAAAAGAGAATAGCAGAATTAGAAGGTGGAGTTGCAGGACTAGCAACAGCATCAGGACTAGCAGCTATTACATATGCTATCCTTAATGTTGCAAGTGCAGGTGACGAAATAGTTGCAGCAAGTACACTATATGGTGGAACATATGAATTATTCGGAGTAACTTTGAAAAAGCTTGGGATAAAGGTTGTTTTTGTAAATCCAGATGATCCTGAAAACTTTAGAAAAGCTATTACAGATAAAACAAAAGCACTTTATGGTGAAACTATAGGAAATCCAAGAATCAATGTGCTAGATATAGAAACTGTAGCAAACATTGCACATGAAAATAAAATACCATTAATCATAGATAACACCTTTGGTACTCCATATCTTGTTAGACCAATAGAATTTGGAGCAGATGTAGTTGTTCATTCTGCAACTAAGTTTATTGGTGGACATGGAACTACAATTGGTGGAGTCATAGTTGATGGCGGTAAATTTGATTGGAGGGCTAGTGGAAAGTTCCCTGATTTTACAACACCAGATAAAAGCTATAATGGGTTAGTATACGCAGACTTAGGCGCACCAGCATTTGCTTTAAAAGCTAGAGTTCAACTTTTAAGAAATACTGGAGCAACTCTCAGTCCTCAAAGCGCTTTTTTATTCCTTCAAGGCTTAGAATCACTATCCTTGAGAGTAGAAAGACATGTATCAAACACACAAAAAATTGTTAAATTTTTAAGTAAGCATCCAAAGGTTTCTTGGGTAAACTACCCTGAACTAGAAGGTAATCCATATAATGAATTGTCTAAAAAATACTTACCAAAAGGTGCTGGTTCAATATTCACATTTGGAATTAAAGGTGGTTTAGAAGCAGGAAAAAGGTTTATAAATAGTGTTGAATTATTCTCACTACTTGCAAATGTAGCTGATGCTAAGTCACTTGTAATTCATCCTTCAAGTACAACTCACGCAGAACTTAATGAAGAAGAACAAAAAGCTGCCGGAGTTACTCCTGATATGATAAGACTTTCAATTGGCATCGAAGGTGTTGATGATCTTATATATGACTTAGACCAAGCTCTTGCAAAAGCTTAAAACTTAAGTAAGCAACGAATTATTTAAGTAAAAAAGCCAGTAGGAAGTTCCTACTGGCTAAATTTTAATTAGTGAGAATAAATACAAATAAAAAGGGGGCTTTTTAATATGGCATCTATTGCAATACTAGGTTACGGAGTAGTTGGGACAGGTACAGCTGAATTAATAAATAAAAATAAGGAAAGATTTAAAAAGATTACAGGTGAGGAACTTAAACTTTCAAATATATTAGTTAGGAATATTGAAAAACATAAACAAAAAAAGAATTCTAAAATTCTAACTGATAACTTTGAAAACATTTTAAAAAGCCCTGTAGATATAATTGTTGAAGTTATGGGTGGCATTAATCCTGCCTACAAATATGTAAAAAAAGCTTTAGCTTCAAAAAAGCATGTAGTAACAGCTAATAAAGATTTAATGGCGGAACATGGAAAGGAACTTTTAGATATAGCACATGAAAATGGTGTAACATTAAACTTTGAAGCTAGTGTAGGCGGGGGTATCCCTATTTTAAAACCTCTTATGGAATGTCTTACAGTTAATGAAATTGTAAGTATTAAAGCAATATTAAATGGTACTACAAATTTTATACTTTCAAAAATGTATAGTGAAAACATGAGTTATGAGGATGCTTTAAAGATTGCTCAAGATTTGGGCTTTGCTGAAGCTAATCCTGATTCTGATGTTTTAGGTTATGATGCAGCAAGAAAGCTATCCATACTATCCACTATTGCCTATGATAAAAAAATTAACTGGAAAGATATACACATAGAAGGTATTACTAATATAGATGCTGATGATTTCAAATATGCTAAAGCTAATGGTTATAACATAAAACTTTTAGCTATAAGTAGACAAGAAGATGATGGAATCTTTGCTTCTGTACAACCCGTTATTGTAGATAAAAATTCAGAGCTCAGCAAAATTGAAAATGAATTAAATGCTATTGTTATAAAAGGTGATGCTGTAGGAGATGTTGTTTTTTCAGGCAAAGGAGCCGGAATGTTTCCTACTGCAAGTGCAGTTTTTGGCGATATAGCCGATATAATTCAAAATAGAAACAAAAAATCTATCCAATTTAATAATAAAAATGCCAAAATTCAAACACT harbors:
- the metF gene encoding methylenetetrahydrofolate reductase [NAD(P)H], with the translated sequence MFIKDTFLKNETTLSFEIFPPKNNEILFNIIGELNKFNPGFISVTYGAGGSSKDRTVEIASIIKNKYSIEALAHLTCITSTKEEIEEVVENLKENKIENILALRGDIPEDFTIGKEHLYRHAKDLIHKLKIDTNLCIGAAAYPEGHNECKDLDMNVKYLKEKVDAGADFLITQLFFDNNNFFQFKEKIYKYNIKTPIAVGIMPAVNKTLIEKIQKLSGVIIPDKVENFMNKYENKEDDLRKAGIEYASYQIEELIKNKVEGVHFYTMNKPDIIKSILDNISFK
- a CDS encoding homocysteine S-methyltransferase family protein; the encoded protein is MGTMLQKSGLKVGDLPETLNITRPDIIKSIHKQYIDAGADIIIANTFGANELKYSFSKYSASEVITAGIKIAKEAAQDKLVALDISSIGQMMEPTGPLSFEAAYNLFKKQVVIGKKAGADLILIETMSDLYETKAAVLAAKENSDLPVFCTMTFQDNGRTLMGTDPKTMVFVLEGLGVDVLGVNCSLGPKELMPIVEEILEYASIPVMVQPNAGLPRYDGKNTVYDITPDEFVKYVKIMVEKGVRVLGGCCGTSPEFIKKLRVSLKDINPLKIEEKNFSVACSSTETVFLGEKVTIIGERINPTGKSEYKKELKEESVNFIQTQAVKQKEEGAHIIELNVGLPEIDEKEMMIKAVKSVQKVVQLPTTIDSPNEEVLEAGARVYNGKPIVNSVNGKKEIMSKVFPVVKKYGGCVIGLTIDENGIPDTAEGRFKIAEKIVNVAREYGIHKKNVIIDCLALTASAQQKEVLETIKAIKLVKEKLGVKTVLGVSNVSFGLPRREILNRTFLSMALYAGLDLPIMNTGDEGMKEVISSFEVLSNIDREGKNYVEKYGTKLAGKKEEAVTNIENISSIKDLKQIIVDGIEKDAISSTEVLLKTKEPLEVVNSFIIPALDYVGEQYEEKEIFLPQLIQSAETVKKSFEVIKKKIVEQGEESISKGKIILATVKGDIHDIGKNIVKVLLENYGFEVIDLGKDVAIEKVVNAVKEHNVKLVGLSALMTTTVVNMKKTIEALRENNLQCKIFVGGAVLNEQYAEMIGADFYAKDARESVRIAEEIFRN
- a CDS encoding O-acetylhomoserine aminocarboxypropyltransferase/cysteine synthase family protein, which codes for MSERKLSFETLQVHAGQEPDPTTGSRAVPIYQTSSYVFKNADHAANLFQLKEPGNVYTRIMNPTTDVFEKRIAELEGGVAGLATASGLAAITYAILNVASAGDEIVAASTLYGGTYELFGVTLKKLGIKVVFVNPDDPENFRKAITDKTKALYGETIGNPRINVLDIETVANIAHENKIPLIIDNTFGTPYLVRPIEFGADVVVHSATKFIGGHGTTIGGVIVDGGKFDWRASGKFPDFTTPDKSYNGLVYADLGAPAFALKARVQLLRNTGATLSPQSAFLFLQGLESLSLRVERHVSNTQKIVKFLSKHPKVSWVNYPELEGNPYNELSKKYLPKGAGSIFTFGIKGGLEAGKRFINSVELFSLLANVADAKSLVIHPSSTTHAELNEEEQKAAGVTPDMIRLSIGIEGVDDLIYDLDQALAKA
- a CDS encoding hydrolase, whose translation is MSDVNRAAVKGNKYVPEIKGTLRSHMINIPEVIRKASGIKVFGKRLKSFLFTTDIAVIKNTNADAIMAVYPFTPQPVITKVLVAASDVPVFCGVGGGLTMGKRVVNLALDAEFKGAMGVVVNSPTSNEVIRAMRDTIDIPIIVTVVSEYDDIQKRIEAGTTIINVAAGKKSAEIVRRIREKYAELPIIATGGKNEESINETIEAGANAISYTPPTTSELFAVTMEKYRNMAIEPDKKQD